The region atattatattatattatgttatattatgttgatattttatgttatatCATACCATATTACaccatattatatttattatgttctattttatatttattaattattatattatataaaataccaTGCCATATTATATCACATATCATATCATagatcctatcctatcctatcatattacatatgaggaaactgaggcatagaatgGTTACGTAATCTGTCCAAGGTTGTGTAGAATATAAGcctcagaggtaggatttgaacatgCATCCTGACTCAGGGCTCTCCCCACCATCCCAGCCTGATTGTCTGTTCTAGCAGCTCTCGGCTCCCTGGAAGCCACGTCGGCCCACCCATAGGGGACTTTACCTCTTCAAAGGGGCTTTTGTCCTTGATGTCTTTGGCCCCTAAGAAGACCCAGCTGTCACGGAAACCAATGTCCTTCGCGTAGACGCTTCCTAGGTTGGAGAGCAAGGTCCGGACTTCGGGGTTCAGTCTGAAGAGTCAAAGGAGAATACGGCAGAGCTCCATCAGTCATCTCTGGGCCAGGCAATTCTGTGCCTCCGGACACATGAGTCCAAGGATGGCATCGGGAGCTCCTCCCCACTAGGAACTCCTCCCCAGTCCCTATAATGGATTCCAATTGTCACCTGCCCTGCCACCTGGGAGATGCATCCTAGGGAGCTGTCTGAGACtcaaggaaggggaggagggagctcCCTGACCTGGGACTCTCTATTCCAAGGGTAAGGCAGCAAGGGAGTATGTTTTAGAGGGTGAAGCCCAAAGGAGGCCCAAAGGAGGACACAAAAGCTGATGATCTTTAAAATTTTCGAAACTGTATCTtctcgtcttagaatcaatattgattctaaggcataagagcggtaagggttaggcaatgggggggggggggtaagtgacttgcccagggtcacacagctagttgatGGCTTTTCAGAATGGATAATCTAGTGGGATGCCGAGTGATTTTGTACTTACTTTGTTCCTGGATCATCAAATGAGGCCACCAATACTAGGTAGCCctctggaatttcttttaggaatTTCAGTAAAAGATTAACATCTGTcgtagaagaaaaaataagaccCATTTTAGTGGTTAAGCTCATGTTCTCTCTACTTAATTGCTCACTCTCTTCCTCAGCTCTGGCACTCTTCTCTCCACCCCTTATGGGCAGAAAAATCTCCTACTTTCCATTCTAGGGTCTTACTAGAAATGGGAGTTTCCAGGATGAAGACAtcaacttattattattttttttactcttaatttttggtgtattgtcttataggtggaagattggtaaaggtgggcaatgggggtcaagtgacttgcccagggtcacacagctgggaagtggctgaggccgggtttgaacccaggacctcctgtctctaggcctgactctcactccactgagctacccagctgccccatcaacTTATTTTGGACTCCCATTTGAGTTTCTTCAAATGCCTTCCTAGATTGAGTAACCAAACCGGTTTGGTATAGTGTCAAGGGCGTTGGGTCTGGTCTcagaagatccaggttcaaatcctgactctaacTTACTTTGTTGGGGTGACCTTGGGCCTCAGTTGCTCCATGTGCAAGATGGGGGTGGGTTAGACTAGACCGCCTCTAAGGCTCTTCCTTGCTTGAGACTCTATGAAACTGAGGCTTcttctaggaagcctttcctgaaccATCCCAGGCCtcatggggaggaggaagagaatgaatggCTCTCCATCTGTTGGGGATTCCCTGGCCCCTTATCTTGGCTCTAAATGTCTCCCTCTGCCTCCCCCCAGGCCACTGCCTTGCAGGTTTGTCTCATAGGACTGTATGCGTGGCCATCCCATACAGCCTCACAGGGTTTTCTCCCAGCTCTGGGCAGAAGTGGAGCTTTAGGATCATGGCCTATTAGAAATGGGAGGCCACCTAATGGGAACCATCTCATTTTAGAAATCAGAAAACACACCCAGTGAAGGTCAGAGACGTGCCTAAGTTCACACAGGCTGTCActggcagaggcaagatttgaatacaTGTCCTTGGACCTCAGAGCTATTATTTTTCCTACTCTGAGACTCTGTTTGTCCTCAGATCAAGCAGAAAGAAGttggaaaacagaagaaaaacaactgcttgatcacatgtaaGTAATACTCTTCTCAGAAAACCAGgttcctctttgtctctgtgggaaggaagaatattataaaaaaatcataatcCCTTTATAGCTTCCTTATCAGGTACTTTTATTCTCCATGCTACCTCCTCCTCCCTATCTGATTATTCCCTCCTTTCTGGTGAGTCATCTAAAGGGAGAAGAATCAAAGTCTTATACCTAAAGGGGAACTCAGAGGCTGTCTTgttcaactctcattttacagattaggaaaccgaggctcactcaagtgatgaaattttttttaaactcttaacttctatgtattggctccttggaggaagagtggtaagggtgggcagtggggtcaagtgacttgcccagggtcacacagctgggaagtgtctgaagc is a window of Gracilinanus agilis isolate LMUSP501 unplaced genomic scaffold, AgileGrace unplaced_scaffold38461, whole genome shotgun sequence DNA encoding:
- the LOC123255058 gene encoding protein FAM3D-like; this translates as ATGTFQKHQYFDMYSGDVNLLLKFLKEIPEGYLVLVASFDDPGTKLNPEVRTLLSNLGSVYAKDIGFRDSWVFLGAKDIKDKSPFEEVKSPMGGPTWLPGSRELLEQTIRLG